The genomic DNA GGTTCTCGCGCTGGTGTTCATCATCGGTGTCGCCAAGGCATTCGAGTTTCCCTCGCTGCAATCGATGTTGCCGGCACTCGTGCCGGCACCGATCCTGCCGCGCGCCATGGCGGCAAGCAGTTCGGCCGGTCAGGCGGCGACGATTCTCGGCCCCGCCCTGGGTGGCCTGCTATACGTCGCCGGTCCCGGCGTGGTGTATGTGCTGGCCGGCGTGCTCTATCTGGTTGCCGTCGTGATGATGGGCCTGCTGCGTTACGAGCAGGCACCGCCGCGACGCGAACCGGCGACCTTGAAAACCGTATTCGCCGGCGTGCATTTCATCCGCCATCGGCCCGATGTGCTGGGCGTGATTTCGCTCGACCTGTTCGCGGTGCTGCTCGGCGGCGCGACGGCACTGCTGCCGATCTTCGCCAAGGACATTCTGCACACCGGGCCATGGGGCATGGGCCTGTTGCGTGCGGCACCGGCCGCGGGCGCGTTGCTGATGTCGATCTGGCTCGCGCGCCACAGCATGCAGCGACGTGTGGGTCCGATCATGTTCGCCGCGGTTGCAGGCTTCGGTTTGGCGACCCTGGTGTTTGCCGTATCCAAGCTGCTGTGGCTGTCGTTGATCGCCTTGTTCGCGCTCGGCGCATTCGACATGGTGAGCGTGGTGATCCGCAACTCGCTGGTGCAGCTCGATACGCCCGATGATATGCGTGGTCGGGTCAATGCGGTGAACGCGATCTTTATCAATACCTCCAATCAGCTGGGCGAATTCGAATCGGGCATGCTCGCTGCCTGGGTTGGCGCGGTGAATGCCACGCTGATCGGCGGCGTAGGAACATTAATTGTGGTCGGGCTGTGGATCTATATGTTCCCGACCTTGCGTCGACGGCAGCGTTTGCAGGCGGAGCCAGAAGCTGCGCAGGTTGCGGAGAGTGCCGTTTAGTATGGAGGTTGCGGTCGCGACTGAAGTCGCTCCTACAAGATAGCAATGTCCTGGCTAGTTTGTAGGAGCGACTTCAGTCGCGACCGCCCCGCCTCAAGCCGAAGCAAGCTCCCGTATCTGCGCAACATCGCGCAACGGCGGCGCCCCATAAAAGCGGCTGTACTCACGACTGAACTGCGAAGGGCTTTCATAGCCCACGCGATGTGCCGCCGAAGCGGCATCGCACTGCTCGGTCAACAGCAGACGCCGCGCCTCCTGCAGTCGCAGGAGCTTCTGGTATTGCAACGGGCTCATGGCCGTAATCGCCTTGAAGTGGTGATGCAGCGACGACACGCTCATATTGACCGTCCGCGCCAGCTCCTGGATGCGCAACGGCGCACTGAAGTGCTGCCTGAGCCAGTCGATCGCCCGCGCGATCTGCTGCGTCTGGCTGCCGGTCATGGCGATCTGGCGCAGGCACGCACCCTGGTCGCTGATGATCAGGCGATAGAGCAATTCGCGCTCGATCAAGGGCGCCAGCATCGGAATATCCGCCGGCGTCTCCAGCAGACGCACCAGGCGCAGCACGGCGTCGAGCATGTCGTGCGAGAGCGGACTGATCGACATGCCGCGGCCCGCCGATACCTTGACCGGCGGCAGATCGGCGGTCAGCAGCTCGGCAATGCGCGAAGGATCGAGCTGCCACACCACACAAAGACACGGACGCTCGGGCGACGCCTCGGTGACGCTGTAGATCACCGGCAGATCGATCGTCGTCACCAGGTAATTGGCCTGATCGTAGTCATAGCGCTCGCCCCCGAGCAGCACCCGCTTGCTGCCTTGCGCAACCAGGGTCAGCGTCGAGGTATAGAGACCGCACTTGGAGTTGATCGGCTGGCTGGAGCGATACAGGTTGAGCCCCGCGATGGCGGTTTCGTGGTCGCCATCATCGACAGCCAATCGATCAATCAGGACTGCCAGATCCTGCCGTTTGCGTTCCAGCTCTTGCGCGGCCGATTCTTCGGAAAGTAGCGACATTCGAGTGCATTTCAGCTGATCAGGGACCATCGAACCTTGCCTGTTCCTGCGAGCTTACGCGAGTGCCTCAGCGTCAAAACGGAGAATCGGGCAAGGATTTCGCAGAATCGAGCTACCGGCCGTCACACCCGCCTCCGCATACTGCGAAGCGTTCGACGATCTTTCCCGGATTGCCGCCCGTCCCTCACTTGCCTGGAGCTCCGCATGACTCTCGATATTCGCGGCTTTGCCGCACAGTCCGCGACCACCCCATTGGCGCCGCATGCTTTCGTACGCCGTGATCCGCGCCCGACCGACGTGGTGATCGATATTCTCTATTGCGGCGTCTGCCACTCGGATATCCACCAGGCGCGCAACGAATGGAAGAACAGCATCTACCCGATGGTGCCCGGCCACGAAATCATCGGCCGGGTCAGCTCGGTCGGCGCGAACGTCAGCAAGTTCAAGGTCGGCGACATGGTCGGCGTGGGCTGCATGGTCGATTCCTGTCAGCATTGCGACGCCTGCAACGAAGGCCTTGAGCAATACTGCCGCGAAGGCGCCGTCTGGACTTACAACGGCATCGATCGCCGTGACCAGATGCCGACCTTCGGCGGTTACTCCGAGCGTATCGTCGTCGACGACAAGTTTGTCGTACGCATCGCCGATTCGCTCGATGCCAAGGCGGCCGCACCGCTGCTGTGTGCGGGCATCACCACCTACTCGCCGCTGAAATACTGGAAGGTCGGCAAGGGTAGCAAGGTGGCGGTCATCGGCCTGGGCGGACTGGGCCACATGGGCCTGAAATTTGCCAAGGCGATGGGTGCCGACGTCACCTTGTTCACGCGTACGCCGGACAAGGAAGCCGAAGCACGCCGCCTTGGCGCCGATCATGTCGTGCTGTCCACCGACGAAGCGCAGATGAAGGCGGTGACGCGCCAGTTCGATTTCATCCTGGATACCGTCCCCAGCCCGCACGACTTGAATCCCTATCTCGCCACGCTGGCCATGAACGGTACGCTGTGCCTGGTCGGCCTGCTCGAACCGATCGAGCCGGCTGTCGCCGCTGCCAATGTCGTGATGGGCCGCCGCTCGATCTCGGGCTCGGCCATCGGCGGCATCGCCGAAACGCAGGAAATGCTCGACTACTGCGCCAAGCATGGCATCGTCAGCGATATCGAGATGATCGATATCCAGGATATCAACGGCGCTTACGAGCGCATGCTCAAGAGCGATGTGCGTTATCGCTTCGTGATTGATATTGCTTCGCTCAAGAAAGCATCCTGAAGAACCTCGGTTTTCATCGTTGCCCCGGCGAAAACCGGGGCGACGATAGGAAACGTTCCTTCCGACTCAATGCGTGCCGAACAATGCGGAAGGATCGATCGCATTGGCCATCGCCTTGTTACCGGCGTCGCCAGGATGCAAATGATCCCCCGAATCGTACGCAGGCAGTAGCCGCTGCGGATGGGCCGGATCGCGCAAGGCGGCATCGAAGTCCGCCACCGCATCGAATTCGCCGCTCTCGCGTATCCAGCGATTGATGGCCTGACGCACGCGTTCCTTGTCCGCGCTGTAGTAGTGCTTCATCGGACTATCGATCAACGCGCCCTCGAACGGCGTCAATGTCGCACCGACGATGCGCACGCCATGCAAGTGGGCCTGAGCAATCAGCTGACGATAGCCGGCGATCATCTGCTCCGGCGAAGGCGTAGCGTCGTGCGGGCCCAGCGGCGTATCGAGCCAGCTGATGTCGTTGATGCCGATCATCACGATCGCCGTTCTCACACCGGGCTGATCGAGTACATCGCGTCCGAATCGAGCCAGCGCGTTATCGCCCATCCTGTTACGCAACAGGCGTGCGCCGGATATGCCTGCATTCACCACTGCGGCATCGTGCTGACGCAAACGCTGCGCCAGGAAGTCCGGCCAACGCGTATTGCGATCCATCGATGCACCGGCACCGTCGGTGATTGAATCGCCCAGAGTGGCGACGGCGCTCGCATGTGCATCGGCGTCGACCAGTACCGCGCTCAGGAACACGCGCGTCGTCATCGTGGCGTCCGTCTTGAAGGCGGCATCGGCCGTTTGATTACCGGCACCTACATACGCCGTTTGGCGAGCGTCCCAATGAAATGTCGCTGGCGGCGTCGGCTCTGGCAAATACAGACTCACGGCCAGATCGCTCGATGCATCGACCTTCCAGGCCACGGGATCGCTCACCACGAAGGCCCCAGGCGGAATGGAAACTGCAGACTGGCCAGCGAAGGTCAACGCGTGATCGCTGGTCGCCACAACGGCTCCCTCGTGTCCGGCCAATGCCATATGCGCGGCACCGATGACCAGCGGCGCATCGCCATAGGCATTGGACAGCACGATGCGCGTTTGCTTGCCACCCAGACTGACACGTACGACCTGACGCACGGTCTGATCCCACAGATGAAATGGCAGGTTCAACGGCAAAGCGAAATCACCATCCCAACGGGCCTCGGGGCTTGCAGTCCAGGTAGCGACCCAATGGGCATCATCGCGCGGGGCTGCGTACACACCGAAAGCCAGCAACCAACTGACAGCCACGGCTGCCACAAAACGGCGCATGCTCATGGCACTCATGAGCTGCGCGCCGCAAGACTGGCAGGCGCACACGTCGCGGCAATATCTCGCCGCGAGTGATCCAGCCATACGCTCCACAGCGCAACGGCAATGCCAGCCAGGGTCACCAACGCAGCCACCCACGTGACCGAGCCGATGCCCGGACCATGCTCGATCGTCATGCCGCCCAACCATGCGCCCAGCGCATTGCCGAGATTGAATGCGGCGATATTGAAACTCGACGCCAGGTTCTGACCCGCACCTTCGGCCTTCTGCAAGACTCGCAATTGCAATGGCGACACCGTGGCGAACGCGGCGACACCGAGCAGGCCGGTAAACGCAATCGCGGCGATCTTGTTGTGCATCGCGAACGTCATGGCGAACAGCACGATCGCCAGCGCAATCAAGGACCCCAATACGGCCGGCACCAACCGCTTGTCGGCAAAACGCCCGCCAAGCAGGTTACCGGCAATCAGACCGACACCGAAGACAAGCAGGATCGGTGACACGGCGCTATCGCTGAAACCGGTCAGACGCGTCAACATCGGCTGGATATAGGTGAATACGGTGAACACTCCGGCAAAACCGAGCACCGTCATCAACAGGCCAAGCAGAACCTGCGGGCGCGCAACGGCTTTCAATTCGTCGGCAAATGCAATGCGTTCGCGCACGCCATGCTCGGACGGCACGAGCGCGGCAATGATGACCGTGGCGAGCACACCAATCACCGCCACCGCCCAGAACGTCGCACGCCAGCCCAGGTGCAAACCTAGCCACGCACCCGCCGGCACGCCAAGCAGGGTAGCGACGGTCAGACCGGTAAACATAATCGAGATCGCCGATGCCTTGCGGTCCGCCGGCACCATGCCAGTGGCGACGACCGAGCCGATGCCAAAGAACGTTCCATGCGCCAACGAAGTAAGCACACGTGCGGCCATCAGGAAGCCGTAGCTAGGCGCCATCGCACAGGCGATGTTTCCGAGCGTGAAGATAATCATCAAGGCGACCAAGGCGGCCTTACGCGGCATCCGGCTGGTGGCCACCGTCAACAATGGCGCACCGACAAAGACGCCCAGCGCATAGCCGGAAATCAGCAAGCCGGCAGCGGCAATGGTGACGTGCAGATCCGCCGCGACCTGCAGCAGCAGGCCCATGATGACGAATTCGGTCGTACCGATGCCAAACGCTCCGGCGGTAAGTGAGTACAGGCCCCACGGTGTCCTGGGGCGGGAGGGTGCAGCCAGCGTCATGGCTCGAGGTCCAAGAAAAGAGATGCGCCAGCGTAGGCAGAGGCATATTCTTCAACAACCATCGATTGACTTAATCAATTTCAATTTTCTGTTGATAATCATGCAGCGCCCGGACGATATCTTCTTGTTTATCAAAGCACTGGACCTGGGATCGATCAGCGCTGCCGCGCGCAGCCTGGATATCTCGGTGGCCGTGGCCAGTCAGCGCCTGAAGCGGCTCGAACGGGAACTCGGCGTTCGCCTGCTGCACCGGACGACCCGCCAGCTGCATGCCACGCCGGAGGGTGCGCTGCTGGCCGAGCAAGGCCGCACGCTGATCGACGATCTGGATGCGCTTACTTCCGGCCTGCGTAGTGCCAGCCTGGGCGTCACCGGCACGCTTCGCGTCACCATGTCGGCCACGTTTGGACGTCTATATGTATCGCCGCTGCTGCCGCTTTTTCTGGAACGCCACCCGGAAGTGAAGCTCAGCGTGCATCTCACTGACCAACTGGTCGACTTGGTGAGCGCGGGCCTGGACCTGGCCATCCGCATCGGCCGCCTGAGCGATTCAAGCCTGGTTGCGCGGCGTATCGCCTCCAACCAACGCGCACTGTGCGCTTCGCCAGACTATCTGCGCAAGCACGGTACGCCGCGTAAACCCGATGATCTGATCCACCACGACTGCCTGGTGCAAGTGGGCAGCAACGGCCGGCACGATGTCTGGGAAATGAGCGACCGCGACGGCGAAACCTATCGCGTGCGCGTCGATGGACGCATCGAGAGCAATTTCGGCGACCAGCTACGCGATGCCGCACTGGCCGGCATCGGTATCGCCCAACATTCCATCTGGCATATTCACGACGACCTGCGCAGCGGCAGGCTGCAAGTGGTGCTCCCTGATTACGCCCTGCCCGATTCGGGCATCCACGCCGTCACGCCGCAACGGCGATTGGTGCCGCATCGTGTCCACGCGTTCGTGGATTTTTTGAGCGAGCAACTAGCCGAGAATGCTGTTTGGAAAGCTGACTAGAAAACGACTTCACTGGAGACACTCTTGATCCTCGTACATCACCTCAACGACTCCCGTTCGCAGCGCATCCTGTGGCTGCTGGAAGAGCTGGGCCTACCCTACGAAGTCAAACGCTACGAGCGCGACCGCAAGACGATGCTGGCGCCACCGGAGCTCAGGCGCATCCATCCGTTGGGCAAGTTGCCGGTCATCGTCGATGGCGAGCTGGTATTGGCTGAGTCCGGCGCCATCATCGAGTACCTCGCCGGTCGCTACGGCGGCGGCCGCCTGCTGCCCGCCGCCGGCACGCCCGAGCGACTGCGCTGTACCTACTGGCTGCATTACGCCGAAGGCTCGGCCATGCCGCCCCTGTTGCTGAAACTGGTGTTTCAACGGGTGGCGACTACGCCCGCGCCGTTCTTCGTCAAACCCGTATTGCGCGGCGTCTCGGCCAAGGCGCTCCATGGCTTCGTCGATCCCCAGATCAAGCTGCACCTGGACTACCTCGAAGGCGAGTTGGCCAAAGCCACCTGGTTTGCGGGCGATGCATTCAGCGCCGCCGATATCCAGCTCAGCTTCCCATTGGAAGCGGCGGCCAGCCGTGCCGGCCTGGATGCGGTGAGCTATCCGAGGTTGTGGCAGTTTCTCGAGCGCATCCACGCCCGACCCGCCTATCAGCGTGCCCTGGAGCGTGGTGGCCCGTTCATGACCGGCTAAAGTGCGGATGAGCTCGCATTTTGACGGCCCATCCACTTTGCCTTGAAGCTGGCGTCAACCTTTCGCGAACCTGACGCGTTCTTGTTCTGACCCGTGCAGTCGGGCTGAACATGTCGGTAAGAAAGGGGGATACGCAGCTCATGCGTCGAACGTTTGTGGTGGGTTGCCCGCGCTCAGGCACGACGGTCGTTCAGGCCATGCTTGCCCGCCACCCCGAAGTCTTCACCCTCCCGGAAACCGCGTTCTTCCTCCGCCTTCTCGGCGGCACGGCCTATCGCTGGGGCGACCGGGATGCCAAAGCGCCACGCGAACGCCTCGCCCGTCGACTCGGACTGGCGCGACGCTATGGCCGGCGGGAGTTTCTGGATCTGCAACGCAGTTTGCTGGGCACGCTGCCACCGCACAGTCACGCGCCCTGGCGAGAAGACACCTGCGCAACGCGTTTCTTCGCGATGCTCGACCAGCTTACCCAGCGAGCCGGGCGCTCCATGTGGATCGAAAAGACGCCTGCGCATCTGCTGTACCTGGACGATATCGAGCGTTACCTGCCCGACGCACGCTTCGTCCACGTGATCCGCCCGGGCATCGACGTCATGGCCTCGCTGCTCGATGCCAATATGCGCTACGACGCCAGCAACGCCTTCGGTGGCGACCTGGCACGCTGGGTAGGCCGCTGGAACCGTGCGGCCGAAATCCATCGCGCCCACATCGGCTCACCGCATCATCACTTCGTATTTCTGGAAGACCTTACGCGCGATCCGGAGGGCGAATGGCAGCGCCTGTGCCAATTCCTCGAGCTTCCGGCCGACGCCAAGCTGGATGACGCCTGTCGGCAAACCATCAGCTACCCCGAGCTCGAGCCCTGGAAACAGGCCGCGCTCACCGGGCAACCGCATCAGACGGCCAGCAAGGTCAACGAGGTCTTCGGGCCACGCCTGCGTGATTGGCTGCGGCACAAACTGGTCTCGTACGAAGCCCTGTATGCCGCCAGCAGCCTGGCGTTCGAGCGAAGCGAAACCTATGGCCACGAACCGGCGGGAAAGGCCGGCGCCGGCGAGAACCTCCAAGAGCGCCAAATCGATCGGCAGCCGCGCTCGGCGCGCATCTAGACACGCCGGTTTCTGAACGGGCGAGCGGGCTATTTACACACCACTCACGGTCGGACTGGCAGTTTCTGGGATCGACACCCAAGGAGACCGCCATGAGCAGACAACGCGATATTCAGGACAGCATCAACGGCGTCGGCGAACGCGTCAGTGAACGTGTGCGTCACTATGCCGACGAAGCCGCCGAGCGCGCTGGCAGTCTCGCCGAGCGTGGCCGCGAAGCAGGCCGCAGGTTCAGCAGCAAGCACGTCGGTTACAGCCGACGCGTTGCCCACGCCGCAGAAGATCTGGCCGACGAAGCCAACTATCAATATCGACGCCTGCGCCGCCAGGTGAAACGTCATCCGACAGCCACCGTGGCGATCGTTGCCGGAACCGTTGGGGCTTTCTTCCTGCTGCGGCACCTGTTTCGCAGCGACGACGATTGATCGCCTAGCCATCCGCAAAAAAGAAACCCGCCTGACGGCGGGTTTCTTTTTTAACTTCAAACCGTCTGCGGATTGGGCTTGTCCGGATCGAGCTTGTAGGTCTTGATTGCGCGTGCGACATCCTTCGCGTTGACCTTGCCATCCTTCGCCAGTGCCGCCAGCGCGGCGTGCGCAATCCAGAAGCGATCGACCTCAAAGAAGCCGCGCAGGTGTTCGCGCGTATCCGAGCGGCCGTAGCCGTCGGTACCGAGCACCGTGTAGCGCATGCCGTCGGGCATGAACGCGCGGATCTGGTCGGCGAACTCACGCACGTAGTCGGTAGCGGCAATGGCCGGACCCTGCTGGCCCTGCAGCAACCCGGTGACATACGGCACGCGCTGTTCGGATTCCGGATGCAGGCGGTTCCAGCGCTCGGCGTCGAAACCTTCGCGACGCACTTCGCTGAAGCTCGGTACCGACCAGATGTCGGCGCTGACGCCGAAATCCTTTTCCAACAGTTCGGCGGCGGCAATCACTTCGCGCAGGATCGTGCCCGAACCGAGCAACTGCACGCGCGGCTCGCCCTTCTTCGGCTTACCGGCATCCCTGAACAGGTACATGCCCTTGATGATGCCTTCCTCGACGCCTTGCGGCAGGTCGGGATGGCTGTAGTTCTCGTTCATCACGGTGATGTAGTAGTAGACGTCTTCCTGCTCCTGGAGCATGCGGCGCGTACCGTCTTGCATGATCACAGCGATCTCGTAGGAGAAGGTCGGGTCGTACGACTTCACGTTCGGGATCGAGCCGGACAGCAGATGCGAGTGACCGTCTTCGTGCTGCAGGCCTTCACCGTTCAATGTGGTGCGACCGGCGGTACCGCCGATCAGGAAGCCACGCGCACGCATGTCGCCGGCCGCCCAGGCCAGATCGCCGATGCGCTGGAAACCGAACATCGAGTAATAGATGAAGAACGGCAGCATCGGCTGATTGCTGAGGCTGTAGCTGGTGGCCGCGGCCATCCACGAGGCCATGCCGCCGGCTTCGGAAATACCCTGCTGCAGCACCTGGCCCTTCTGGTCTTCGCGGTAGTACAACAGCTGGTCGGCGTCCTGCGGACGGTATTTCTGACCGAACGGCGCATAGATGCCGATCTGGCGGAACATGCCTTCCATACCGAACGTGCGCGCTTCGTCGGCCACGATCGGCACGATGCGCTCGCCGATCTGCTTGTCGCGCAGCATCAGGTTCATGCCGCGCACCAGCGCCATGGTGGTGGAGATTTCGCGCTCGCCGGTACCCTTGGTGATCTGCTCGAAAGCGGCCAGTTCCGGCGCCTTGAGGCTCACGTCGGTCTTGCGGCGACGCTGCGGCAGCGCACCGCCGAGCGCGCGACGGCGCTCGAGCATGTACTGCACTTCCGGCGAATCCTTGCCGGGATGGAAATACGGCACATCGGCCAGCTTGTCGTCCGTTACCGGGATATTGAAGCGGTCGCGGAAGTGCCGCACGGCGTCGGCATCGAGCTTCTTCTGCTGATGCGTCGGATTCTGCGATTCGCCGGCCGCGCCCATGCCGTAGCCCTTGACCGTCTTGGCCAGGATCACCGTCGGCATGCCCTTGGTGTTCACTGCCGCGTGATAGGCCGCGTAGACCTTGTGCGGATCATGGCCACCGCGGTTCAAGCGCCAGATATCGTCGTCGGACAGGTTGGCGACCAGCGCAGCGGTTTCCGGATACTTGTTGAAGAAATGCTCGCGCGTGTAGGCGCCACCGAAGGCCTTGCAGGCCTGGTATTCGCCATCGACGGTTTCCATCATCAGCTTGCGCAGCACGCCCTTGGAGTCGCGCGCCAGGAGCGGATCCCAGTAGCTGCCCCAGACCAGCTTGATCGCGTTCCAGCCGGCACCGCGGAACACGCCTTCGAGTTCCTGGATGATCTTGCCGTTGCCGCGTACCGGGCCGTCCAGACGCTGCAGGTTGCAGTTGATCACGAAGACCAGGTTGTCCAGGCCTTCGCGGCCGGCCAGCGAGATCGCGCCAAGCGACTCGGGCTCGTCGGTTTCGCCGTCGCCCAGGAAGCACCACACCTTGCGATCGCTCTTGGGCACCAGGCCGCGATGCTCGAGGTATTTCCAGAACTGCGCCTGGTAGATCGCCTGGATCGGACCCAGGCCCATCGACACCGTCGGCACCTGCCAGTAATCAGGCATCAGCCAGGGATGCGGATAGGACGACAACCCACGACCCTTGCCGGCCACTTCCATGCGGAACAGGTCGAGCTGCTCTTCGCCCAGACGGCCTTCGAGGAAGGAACGCGCATACACGCCCGGGCTGGAATGGCCCTGATGAAACACCAGGTCACCCGGGTGCTCGGCGCTCGGTGCGCGCCAGAAATGGTTGAAGCCGACGTCGTACAGCGTCGCCGACGAGGCGAAACTGGCGATATGGCCGCCCAGTTCGCCCGGCTTGCGGTTGGCGCGAACCACCATCGCCATCGCGTTCCAGCGGATCAGCGTACGGATGCGCCATTCCAGCGCGGCATCACCAGGGCTCTTGGCTTCCTGGTTGGGCGAGATGGTGTTGATGTACTCGGTGGTCGGATCGAACGGCAGGTAGCCGCCCGCGCGGCGGGTCGAATCGACCATCCGCTCCAAGAGGTAATGCGCGCGTTCGGTGCCATCGTGGCTGATCACCGCATTGAGCGATTCCACCCATTCCTGGGTTTCGGTGGGATCGAGGTCCTGGTGCAGGATGTCGTCGAGCTGATCCATGGGGAGCGTATCTCCGCGGCGCCGAGGGGCTTGGCCGCTGTAGGTGAATCGCCTCCGCAAAGGGAAGCGGGGAACCCTCCGAGTTTAGCTCTGAAGCGGCTTTCCGCCAATTGAAAAACACGACAATACGGCGGCGAATGGCTGATATGCATGGCTTGACCGGCCGCCGCCGGCCCACCTGCCAGCGGTTATCCTTGCCGGTCGGAGCAAACATCAGGGGAAGATCGTTTATGCGTTACGGACTATGGACCGCTGCTTTCGCCGCCTGCCTCCTCGCCGCCAGCACAAGCGCGGCCGATCTGCGGGTGACGCCGGTCAAGGGCAGCGACAAGGACGATGTCGCCGGCTACTACGACAACGGCAGCAAATTGCTCAAGGCGCTGGAATATCGAGACGCCGACGGCTCCTACCGCATCCTGGCCTTTGGCGGCAACGATCAAGGCCCGACGGTGGACGACAAAAGCTACGTCTCGCTGCATGCCTACGGCTTGCTGCAGGACCACGGCGGCTATATCACCCGATGGGAGATCAAGGACACCAATGGCACCGCCCTGTGCGGCGTGCAGATGCTGACATCGCTGGTGAATGTAATCGACGCCGGCAATGGCGAGCCGCTGGTCGTCGTGCCGTACTGGATTGCCTGCGACGGGCTCGACGGCACATCGGTCAAACTGATCATGGTCTACAAGGACCAGAAATACGCCATTCGCGGCAATCTGCCGAACCAGGACTCAGACACCCTTTGGCACAAGCCGGGCACCAACTTCGCGCAGTTGCCGCCGGCCGTGCAAAAGACCGCTGAAGCGTATTGGCAGAAAGTGGAGGCCGCCGCGAAGAAGGCTGCGGATTGGAGCGATCCGAGCCAGTAACCAAGCGACGGCGACGTAACCTGCTCAGCCCTTCGACTGCGCCGCGCGAATCTGCGCATCCACCGCCGCGATCGCCGTCATGTTCACCACGCGACGCGGCGTCGAGGCCGGCGTCAAAATGTGCGCGGCCTTGTCCACGCCCATCAGGATCGGACCGATCGCCACACCGTCAGTCATCACCCGAACCATGTTGTAGGTGATATTGGCGGCGTCGAGGTTGGGCATGACGAACAAATTGGCGCGGCCCGTCAGCGTGCTGTTCGGGAAAATCAGATGACGCACGTTCTGATCCCAGGCGCTATCGGCCTGCATTTCGCCGTCCACTTCCAGTTTGGGCATGCGCTGGCGAAGGATCTGGTAGACCTTGCGCATCTTCTGCGCGCTCGGATTGTCGTGACTGCCGAAATTCGAATGCGACAGCAACGCCACCTTCGGTTCGATGCCGAACAGCTTGAGGCGATAGGTCGCCTGCAAGGTAGCCTCGGCGATCTGTTCGGCGGTCGGATCGAGCTGTACGTGCGTATCGAGGAAGAACCACGCGCCCTTGTCGTTGATCACGCCGGTCATCGCCGAGGTGCAGCTGACGCCCGGATCCAGGCCGAACACGCTGCGCATGTAACCGAGTTTCTTGTGATAACGCCCGACCAGGCCGCAGATCATCGCATCGGCTTCGCCACGCTCGACCATGATCGAAGCAATCAACGAGGGACGCGAGCGCAGCAGGTTCTTCGCCGCTGCCGGCGATACGCCACGACGCTCGGTGAGCGCGTGATACTGCTGCCAGTAGTCATTGAAGCGCGGATCGTCGTTGATATTGGTCAACTCGAAATCCACGCCTTCGCGCATGCGCAGGCCCAGCCGCTGGATGCGCGTGTCGATCAC from Dyella sp. GSA-30 includes the following:
- a CDS encoding glutathione S-transferase, whose amino-acid sequence is MILVHHLNDSRSQRILWLLEELGLPYEVKRYERDRKTMLAPPELRRIHPLGKLPVIVDGELVLAESGAIIEYLAGRYGGGRLLPAAGTPERLRCTYWLHYAEGSAMPPLLLKLVFQRVATTPAPFFVKPVLRGVSAKALHGFVDPQIKLHLDYLEGELAKATWFAGDAFSAADIQLSFPLEAAASRAGLDAVSYPRLWQFLERIHARPAYQRALERGGPFMTG
- a CDS encoding sulfotransferase, which gives rise to MRRTFVVGCPRSGTTVVQAMLARHPEVFTLPETAFFLRLLGGTAYRWGDRDAKAPRERLARRLGLARRYGRREFLDLQRSLLGTLPPHSHAPWREDTCATRFFAMLDQLTQRAGRSMWIEKTPAHLLYLDDIERYLPDARFVHVIRPGIDVMASLLDANMRYDASNAFGGDLARWVGRWNRAAEIHRAHIGSPHHHFVFLEDLTRDPEGEWQRLCQFLELPADAKLDDACRQTISYPELEPWKQAALTGQPHQTASKVNEVFGPRLRDWLRHKLVSYEALYAASSLAFERSETYGHEPAGKAGAGENLQERQIDRQPRSARI
- the aceE gene encoding pyruvate dehydrogenase (acetyl-transferring), homodimeric type yields the protein MDQLDDILHQDLDPTETQEWVESLNAVISHDGTERAHYLLERMVDSTRRAGGYLPFDPTTEYINTISPNQEAKSPGDAALEWRIRTLIRWNAMAMVVRANRKPGELGGHIASFASSATLYDVGFNHFWRAPSAEHPGDLVFHQGHSSPGVYARSFLEGRLGEEQLDLFRMEVAGKGRGLSSYPHPWLMPDYWQVPTVSMGLGPIQAIYQAQFWKYLEHRGLVPKSDRKVWCFLGDGETDEPESLGAISLAGREGLDNLVFVINCNLQRLDGPVRGNGKIIQELEGVFRGAGWNAIKLVWGSYWDPLLARDSKGVLRKLMMETVDGEYQACKAFGGAYTREHFFNKYPETAALVANLSDDDIWRLNRGGHDPHKVYAAYHAAVNTKGMPTVILAKTVKGYGMGAAGESQNPTHQQKKLDADAVRHFRDRFNIPVTDDKLADVPYFHPGKDSPEVQYMLERRRALGGALPQRRRKTDVSLKAPELAAFEQITKGTGEREISTTMALVRGMNLMLRDKQIGERIVPIVADEARTFGMEGMFRQIGIYAPFGQKYRPQDADQLLYYREDQKGQVLQQGISEAGGMASWMAAATSYSLSNQPMLPFFIYYSMFGFQRIGDLAWAAGDMRARGFLIGGTAGRTTLNGEGLQHEDGHSHLLSGSIPNVKSYDPTFSYEIAVIMQDGTRRMLQEQEDVYYYITVMNENYSHPDLPQGVEEGIIKGMYLFRDAGKPKKGEPRVQLLGSGTILREVIAAAELLEKDFGVSADIWSVPSFSEVRREGFDAERWNRLHPESEQRVPYVTGLLQGQQGPAIAATDYVREFADQIRAFMPDGMRYTVLGTDGYGRSDTREHLRGFFEVDRFWIAHAALAALAKDGKVNAKDVARAIKTYKLDPDKPNPQTV